One region of Oncorhynchus nerka isolate Pitt River linkage group LG22, Oner_Uvic_2.0, whole genome shotgun sequence genomic DNA includes:
- the LOC115105553 gene encoding protein BTG3-like: MMKKEIAAVVFFLKRLIKKVERLDTQKVDLFVERLTVALQEKFRGHWYPDNPSKGQAFRCIRVNRLQREDPELLRACQESGVQYKDLGLPRELTLWVDPGEVCCRYGERNLAFTVASFSGDDKEDVTSAVERVTSDYHSCSSSDEDSGLRETRPPPTFPQNRHKYQVIYPATPLWRPPVPKQKMWPGKGYNGPPRPPHYDFRTQGRPTQPFRHNDWAPPGHRRWHGYWGGTPGLAHC; the protein is encoded by the exons ATGATGAAGAAAGAGATCGCAGCAGTGGTGTTTTTCCTGAAAAGACTGATCAAGAAGGTGGAAAGGTTGGATACCCAGAAAGTGGACTTGTTTGTGGAGCGGTTGACTGTTGCCCTGCAGGAGAAGTTCAGGGGGCATTGGTATCCTGACAACCCCAGCAAAGGACAGGCCTTCAG GTGTATTCGGGTGAACAGGTTGCAGAGGGAGGATCCAGAGCTGCTGCGGGCCTGCCAGGAGAGTGGGGTTCAGTACAAGGACCTTGGCCTGCCCAGAGAACTCACCCTGTGGGTGGATCCAGGGGAGGTGTGCTGCAG ATATGGAGAGCGAAACCTTGCTTTCACTGTTGCCAGTTTCTCTGGTGATGACAAAGAGGATGTGACCAGCGCTGTCGAGAGGGTGACATCTGACTACCACTCCTGTTCCTCCTCAGACGAGGATAGTGGCCTCAGGGAAACCCGTCCTCCCCCTACCTTCCCTCAAAATCGCCATAAATACCAG GTGATCTACCCAGCTACTCCTTTGTGGCGTCCTCCAGTGCCCAAGCAGAAGATGTGGCCGGGTAAAGGATATAATGGACCTCCACGTCCTCCTCACTATGACTTCAGAACTCAAGGTAGACCCACCCAGCCCTTCAGACACAACGACTGGGCCCCACCTGGCCACAGAAGGTGGCACGGATACTGGGGTGGCACTCCAGGCCTGGCTCACTGTTAG